In Cryptomeria japonica chromosome 10, Sugi_1.0, whole genome shotgun sequence, a genomic segment contains:
- the LOC131072519 gene encoding uncharacterized protein LOC131072519: protein MDTHEEDLLGIDTARDFRRLVMDSLDKLNLLMNGKSFKFHVEQCKSLCAYMLSKFSPYIDNNGPYVGYDIWSKRVHLMRAWKEIYRAMKEAEVYLKHCSTDSGWLKCFIMANTGEAFALHMHDLAWSLLCLDLVLLCPIEAWDEKIHFKEFCNRISNFFSEMSNLHLDHFGFKFQDHWHLLMACNQTVAKAWTLKQKNKIGVLQFMERKISEAITNECKIESATGTPTCLQIPPKDLIKKKSIGHGSFGQVYEGSWLGHKVAVKDIPIDAPDLFEREITVLSKLHSPFIVQLIGACIEGRSCYIVMELVSSSLDKLLSSSGGRAPLALPVAVDMMLQISRGMEYLHSRGIMHLDLKSSNVLIQPSAVPEFREQGYGRVKLCDFGMASLRLSSVRCEDPKGTCYWRAPEAFPFPNEELLPEIDTLNEYTYKADVYSFAMTCYEILTGKQPFLDVHPKDLYRLIVQGKRPVLQPPSCPAVLANYIAKCWDTDPSRRPSFGQVSTFMRNMKLFILRSTDPCDWLANSGDYFHPPELSLELVTSKEEAFDESSADEKLELITRVLDSVPAEIKRRYNINVTGTMPSEKNSMPFEKNPLPSKKLNARQARSSLLFHCGSLYHFDLNDILLSSAEVLGNGSFGTTYKVYLHDFVLVVKRLRDINGGDFERRLQALGSLKHPNLVSLEAYYISKWEKLLIYNYLPNGSLCYLLHTGKVHLTWCRRMQIAADVAVGLAFLHKSDIAHGNVKSSNVLLDNDGNACLAESCFADLIAENSSVAKKSAAYIAPEEHNGGRISKESDVYSFGVVLLECVTGKNPSLFNTDLPTWIFSIKEERWTTEVLDVRLNSEEGATRNILRMLKIAMLCCSPHVYVRPRMRNVIKMIREITTAVSCSEKNTMPSEKSNALPSDRNALPSEKSNALPSDKNVLPSEKSNALPSDKSVLPSEKSNALPSDKNVLPSEKSNALPSEKSNALPSDKSVLPSEKSNALPSDKNVPPSEKSNALPSEKSNALSSDKSVLPSEKSNTLPSDKNVLPSEKSNATNEEGLLIYNDYPNGSVYSLLHTEEEPLKWDRRTGIAADVIWATPSEKNSMPSENFNERKDPSSHAFNGGSLDLDDLMSTEKLLGKGIFASTYRANSPDFSVLVKRLSQGITFVRNKRDFYLDDLCKSSGELLGNGIFASTYRANLPDFSVAVKRLSNDIIYVRNKRDFEQRLQALGSLEHTNLVSLQAYHISEEDKLLIYNYLPNGSLYSLLHTEKEPLTWYRRMKIAEDVALGLAFLHKSGIAHSNVKSSNILLDNDGNACLADSCLADIVEYSSVGKNSMGYMAPEEYSSGRISKESDMYRFGVVLLELVTGRNPSRFSTDLPTWIFSIEEERWTTEVLDVGLKGEGVAIENMLGMLGIAMTCCSPLVYARPKINNVVELIREITTAYSCSEMNTMPSEKSNALPSDKNVPPSEKSNAQKDHSSLVFHCGSIVHFDPQDLMGSCAELLGKGSFGTTYRTDSHNISLVVKILSKDTIYVGDRSDFERGVQALGSLKHTNLVSLQAYNTLEEERLLIYNYYPNGSLYTLLHTEEEPLKWDRRMEIAADVALGLEFLHKSGIAHGNVKTSNILLDNEGNACLTDTCLAGILKNSSVTEKFSGYMAPEQYHSKRLSEKSDVYSFGVVLLELVSGKNPSSVNTHLPTWIVCIEKERWSDEVLDERVERDGRGIQNMLGMLEIAIRCTSPHVYSRPMMNNVVEMIQGMRAPASC, encoded by the exons ATGGATACGCATGAGGAAGATCTGTTGGGCATTGACACGGCTAGAGATTTTCGTAGGCTTGTTATGGATTCCTTGGATAAACTGAACCTTCTCATGAACGGTAAAAGCTTCAAATTCCATGTCGAGCAATGCAAAAGTTTGTGCGCTTATATGCTCAGTAAATTCTCCCCATATATTGACAACAATGGACCATATGTGGGTTACGATATTTGGAGCAAACGTGTGCATCTAATGAGAGCTTGGAAAGAAATATATCGGGCCATGAAAGAAGCAGAAGTATACCTCAAACACTGCTCAACCGATAGCGGCTGGCTGAAATGTTTTATAATGGCTAACACAGGTGAGGCCTTCGCCCTACACATGCACGACCTTGCTTGGTCTCTTCTTTGCTTAGATCTAGTTCTTCTGTGCCCGATTGAAGCATGGGATGAAAAAATCCACTTTAAAGAATTCTGCAACAGAATAAGTAATTTCTTTTCAGAAATGTCTAATTTACATTTAGATCACTTTGGCTTCAAGTTTCAAGACCACTGGCACCTATTGATGGCTTGTAATCAAACAGTTGCCAAGGCTTGGACtcttaaacaaaaaaataaaattggggtTTTACAATTCATGGAGAGAAAGATATCAGAAGCCATCACGAATGAGTGTAAAATTGAATCTGCAACTGGTACACCTACGTGTCTGCAGATCCCTCCAAAAGATTTAATCAAAAAGAAAAGTATAGGACACGGATCTTTTGGGCAAGTGTACGAGGGTTCATGGCTGGGGCATAAGGTAGCCGTAAAAGATATTCCTATTGATGCTCCTGATCTGTTCGAGAGGGAGATTACAGTTCTTTCCAAGCTACATAGCCCTTTCATTGTCCAGTTGATAGGCGCATGTATTGAGGGACGAAGTTGCTATATTGTTATGGAACTGGTCAGCTCCAGCTTGGACAAACTACTTTCAAGTTCTGGTGGCAGGGCACCCCTGGCGCTCCCTGTTGCAGTGGATATGATGCTTCAAATATCGAGGGGAATGGAATACCTTCACAGCCGGGGTATCATGCATCTAGATCTCAAATCTTCTAATGTTCTCATACAGCCCTCTGCAGTTCCGGAATTTAGGGAGCAAGGCTACGGGCGAGTTAAACTTTGTGATTTTGGAATGGCTAGTTTGAGGCTATCCAGTGTTAGGTGTGAAGATCCCAAGGGAACATGTTACTGGAGGGCACCCGAAGCTTTTCCCTTCCCAAATGAAGAATTGCTCCCAGAAATTGACACCCTAAATGAGTACACCTATAAAGCAGATGTATACAGCTTTGCAATGACTTGTTATGAGATCCTGACAGGGAAGCAGCCTTTCCTGGATGTACATCCCAAAGATCTGTACCGACTGATTGTGCAAGGGAAAAGGCCGGTTTTGCAGCCGCCTTCATGTCCAGCCGTGTTAGCTAATTACATAGCAAAGTGTTGGGATACAGATCCAAGTCGTCGTCCTTCTTTTGGACAGGTTTCTACTTTTATGAGGAACATGAAATTATTCATACTGAGAAGTACAGATCCTTGTGACTGGCTTGCAAACTCCGGCGATTATTTTCACCCACCTGAGTTGTCTTTAGAACTTGTGACGTCCAAGGAAGAAGCATTTGATGAAAGTTCTGCAGACGAGAAACTGGAATTGATAACTAGGGTTCTTGACAGCGTCCCCGCTGAGATAAAAAG AAGATACAACATAAATGTGACCGGGACAATGCCTTCGGAGAAGAATTCAATGCCTTTTGAGAAAAATCCCTTGCCTTCAAAGAAATTGAATGCACGACAAGCTCGATCCTCTCTTTTGTTCCACTGCGGAAGTCTTTATCATTTTGATCTAAATGATATTCTTCTATCCAGTGCAGAAGTCCTGGGAAATGGCAGCTTTGGCACTACATATAAAGTTTATTTGCATGATTTTGTTCTCGTCGTCAAGAGATTAAGAGATATAAATGGAGGAGATTTTGAACGACGTTTACAAGCATTAGGAAGTCTGAAGCATCCCAATCTAGTGAGTTTAGAGGCTTATTATATTTCCAAATGGGAAAAGCTCCTTATTTATAATTATCTTCCCAATGGCAGCCTTTGCTATCTTCTACACA CTGGAAAAGTACACCTGACGTGGTGTAGGCGGATGCAGATAGCGGCGGATGTGGCCGTGGGCCTGGCGTTTCTTCACAAGTCAGATATCGCACACGGCAATGTAAAATCTTCCAACGTTCTGCTGGACAACGACGGCAATGCCTGCCTAGCAGAATCTTGTTTCGCGGATCTTATCGCGGAAAACTCAAGTGTTGCTAAAAAATCCGCGGCATACATAGCACCAGAGGAGCACAATGGCGGAAGAATATCTAAAGAATCAGACGTGTACAGTTTTGGAGTGGTACTCCTTGAATGTGTCACTGGGAAGAATCCTTCATTGTTTAACACAGATCTTCCCACGTGGATTTTCTCTATTAAAGAAGAAAGGTGGACGACAGAAGTGTTGGATGTGAGGCTGAACAGTGAGGAGGGAGCCACCCGAAACATTTTGAGAATGCTCAAAATAGCGATGCTCTGTTGTTCTCCCCATGTTTACGTCCGTCCCAGGATGAGAAATGTGATTAAAATGATCCGAGAAATTACTACAGCTGTCTCATGTTCAGAGAAGAATACAATGCCTTCAGAGAAATCGAATGCACTGCCTTCAGATAGGAATGCACTGCCTTCTGAAAAGTCGAATGCACTGCCTTCGGATAAGAATGTACTGCCTTCAGAGAAATCGAATGCACTGCCTTCAGATAAGAGTGTATTGCCTTCTGAGAAATCAAATGCACTGCCTTCGGATAAGAATGTACTGCCGTCAGAGAAATCAAATGCACTGCCTTCAGAGAAATCGAATGCACTGCCTTCAGATAAGAGTGTACTGCCTTCTGAGAAATCGAATGCGCTGCCTTCGGATAAGAATGTACCGCCTTCAGAGAAATCAAATGCACTGCCTTCAGAGAAATCGAATGCACTGTCTTCAGATAAGAGTGTACTGCCTTCTGAGAAATCGAATACACTGCCTTCGGATAAGAATGTACTGCCTTCTGAGAAATCCAATGCAACCAATGAAGAAGGGCTTCTTATATATAACGATTATCCCAATGGAAGCGTCTATTCTCTTCTACACA CTGAAGAAGAACCCCTAAAGTGGGATAGGCGGACGGGGATAGCGGCGGATGTCATATGGGCAACGCCTTCAGAGAAGAATTCAATGCCTTCAGAGAATTTCAATGAACGAAAAGATCCATCCTCTCATGCGTTCAACGGCGGAAGTCTTGATCTGGATGATCTTATGTCTACAGAGAAACTCCTGGGAAAGGGCATCTTTGCGAGTACATATAGAGCTAATTCGCCTGATTTTTCTGTTCTGGTCAAGAGATTATCACAAGGTATAACTTTCGTCCGCAACAAAAGAGATTTTTATCTAGATGATCTTTGTAAATCCAGTGGGGAACTCCTGGGAAATGGCATCTTTGCGAGCACATATAGAGCTAATTTGCCTGATTTTTCTGTTGCGGTCAAGAGATTGTCAAATGATATAATCTACGTGCGCAACAAAAGAGATTTTGAGCAACGTTTACAAGCATTAGGAAGTCTGGAGCATACCAATCTAGTGAGTTTACAGGCCTATCATATTTCTGAAGAAGATAAGCTTCTTATATATAATTATCTTCCCAATGGCAGCCTCTACTCTCTTCTACACA CTGAAAAAGAACCCCTGACGTGGTATAGGCGGATGAAGATAGCGGAGGATGTGGCCTTGGGCCTGGCGTTTCTTCACAAATCAGGTATCGCACACAGCAATGTAAAATCTTCCAATATTCTGCTGGATAACGACGGAAATGCCTGCCTAGCAGATTCTTGTTTGGCTGATATTGTTGAATACTCAAGTGTTGGTAAAAATTCCATGGGATACATGGCACCGGAGGAGTACAGTAGCGGAAGGATATCTAAAGAATCAGACATGTACAGGTTTGGAGTAGTACTCCTTGAACTTGTCACCGGAAGAAACCCTTCACGGTTTAGCACAGATCTTCCCACGTGGATTTTCtctattgaggaagaaaggtggaCGACTGAAGTGTTGGATGTGGGGCTGAAGGGTGAAGGGGTAGCCATCGAAAACATGTTGGGAATGCTTGGAATAGCAATGACATGTTGTTCTCCCCTCGTTTACGCCCGTCCCAAGATAAACAATGTTGTTGAACTGATCCGAGAAATTACTACAGCTTACTCATGTTCAGAGATGAATACAATGCCTTCAGAGAAATCGAATGCACTGCCTTCAGATAAGAATGTACCGCCTTCTGAGAAATCCAATGCTCAAAAAGATCATTCCTCTCTAGTGTTCCACTGCGGAAGTATTGTTCATTTTGATCCACAAGATCTTATGGGATCCTGTGCGGAACTCCTGGGAAAGGGCAGCTTTGGGACTACATATAGAACTGATTCCCATAATATTTCCCTCGTGGTCAAAATATTGTCAAAAGATACAATTTATGTGGGCGACAGAAGTGATTTTGAACGAGGTGTACAAGCATTGGGAAGTCTGAAGCATACCAATCTAGTGAGTTTACAGGCTTATAATACTCTCGAAGAAGAGAGGCTTCTTATATATAACTATTATCCCAATGGCAGCCTCTATACCCTTCTACACA CTGAAGAAGAACCCCTAAAGTGGGATAGGCGGATGGAGATAGCTGCGGatgtggccttgggcttggaattTCTTCACAAGTCAGGTATTGCACACGGTAATGTAAAAACTTCCAACATTCTGCTGGACAACGAGGGAAATGCCTGCCTTACAGATACTTGTTTGGCGGGTATTTTGAAAAATTCAAGTGTTACTGAAAAATTCTCGGGATATATGGCACCGGAGCAGTACCATAGCAAAAGATTATCCGAAAAATCAGACGTGTATAGTTTTGGAGTGGTACTCCTTGAACTTGTGAGTGGGAAGAACCCTTCATCGGTTAACACACATCTTCCCACATGGATTGTTTGTATTGAGAAAGAAAGGTGGAGCGATGAAGTGTTGGATGAGAGGGTGGAGAGGGATGGGAGAGGCATCCAAAACATGTTGGGAATGCTTGAAATAGCAATACGTTGTACTTCTCCCCATGTTTACTCCCGTCCCATGATGAACAATGTGGTCGAAATGATTCAAGGAATGAGGGCACCTGCCTCATGTTAA